One Chloroflexota bacterium genomic window carries:
- a CDS encoding trypsin-like serine protease: protein MLVPAGAGAITYGLPDGNGHPEVGALLAPQAYSDGTWAACTGTLIAPTVFLTAAHCDLGVSSVYVTFDSTYIPGTSTTYLGTWHADPNYTQAQNDPHDIAVVVFPQPGVTVITPALLPGAGSLNNLRRGTMFTAVGYGAQSVTIDHGPTFNYADIRYVAFGPLNALNKNWLRLSMNPSLGDGGTCYGDSGGPNFLWVGGTETDIVAGITITGDFMCRATNVDYRLDTPSARAFLGLYVTLP, encoded by the coding sequence TTGCTGGTTCCTGCCGGAGCGGGTGCAATCACGTATGGCCTGCCCGATGGAAACGGGCATCCCGAAGTAGGTGCGCTGCTTGCACCCCAGGCATATTCGGACGGCACCTGGGCGGCCTGCACGGGAACACTGATCGCGCCGACGGTGTTCCTGACCGCCGCCCATTGCGACCTGGGCGTCAGCTCTGTTTATGTCACGTTCGACTCGACCTACATCCCGGGTACGTCGACGACCTACCTGGGCACGTGGCACGCGGACCCGAATTACACCCAGGCGCAGAACGACCCGCACGACATCGCTGTCGTCGTCTTCCCCCAGCCAGGGGTGACGGTGATCACGCCCGCGCTGCTCCCCGGGGCCGGGTCGTTGAACAACCTCAGGCGTGGGACCATGTTCACAGCGGTCGGCTATGGGGCCCAGTCCGTGACGATCGATCACGGCCCGACCTTCAACTACGCCGACATCCGCTACGTCGCCTTCGGCCCGCTGAACGCGCTCAATAAGAACTGGCTTCGGCTCTCGATGAATCCGTCGCTGGGTGATGGCGGCACGTGCTACGGCGACTCCGGCGGCCCGAACTTCCTCTGGGTCGGAGGGACCGAGACGGATATCGTCGCCGGCATCACGATCACCGGCGACTTCATGTGCCGCGCGACGAACGTCGACTACCGCCTGGACACACCCTCCGCGCGGGCTTTCCTGGGACTGTACGTCACCCTGCCATAA
- a CDS encoding thymidine kinase, with the protein MFYTSGWVHVICGCMFCGKTDEMLRLLRRFAIAGRQVVLVKPRVDTRTAEESVVSRSGAQHAAVSVDTSAEVEAVVGNADIVAIEEGQFWDDGLPEVVERLADTGKQVLVTGLDQDYRGNPFGPMPRLMALADQVTKLTAICMVCGEPATRTQRLIDGLPAPVDSPLIMVGGMGDEKYEARCRLHHEVPSAAE; encoded by the coding sequence ATGTTCTACACGTCGGGCTGGGTCCACGTCATCTGCGGCTGCATGTTCTGCGGCAAGACCGACGAGATGCTCCGGCTCCTGCGCCGGTTCGCCATCGCCGGGCGCCAGGTGGTGCTCGTCAAGCCGCGGGTCGACACCCGGACCGCGGAGGAGTCGGTGGTGTCGCGGTCGGGGGCGCAGCATGCGGCGGTCAGCGTCGACACCTCGGCCGAGGTCGAGGCGGTGGTCGGGAACGCCGATATCGTGGCCATCGAGGAAGGCCAGTTCTGGGATGACGGCCTGCCGGAAGTCGTCGAACGCCTGGCCGATACCGGCAAGCAGGTCCTGGTCACGGGGCTGGACCAGGACTACCGAGGGAACCCCTTCGGACCCATGCCGCGCCTCATGGCGCTGGCCGATCAGGTCACCAAGCTGACCGCCATCTGCATGGTGTGCGGGGAGCCGGCGACGCGCACCCAGCGGCTGATTGATGGCCTGCCGGCCCCGGTCGACTCGCCGCTGATCATGGTTGGCGGCATGGGTGACGAGAAGTACGAAGCCCGCTGCCGTCTCCACCACGAGGTGCCGTCAGCGGCGGAGTAA
- a CDS encoding LPXTG cell wall anchor domain-containing protein encodes MDTTQIIIVVILIAVLGGAVAIWFRRRQNP; translated from the coding sequence ATGGACACCACGCAGATCATCATCGTCGTCATCCTTATCGCGGTGCTCGGGGGCGCCGTGGCCATCTGGTTTCGCCGACGACAGAATCCCTAG
- a CDS encoding lysylphosphatidylglycerol synthase transmembrane domain-containing protein: protein MISAGAIVIVLQSVDIGQTAEALADTRLLVLAPCLVLVAAGIVLRAWRWQRLVVPVADHTPPVRRIAPIVLIGYLANAVLPARLGEPIRAYLLARRESLNAFEVFGTVLLERILDVAVLAVMAFLASLALGAPPWVVQLTGVAAAGGFLIIGVLTLGGLRTVLRFLHRLADHGRFAAARMILTRLDQVAQGFGGRSQRLPVAEAAGLTVVIWLVDTSICWLAARSLGADISLAAALLIIGVGALGTSVPSAPGSIGTFELAASAAARAVGLTAPAALSLAIVVHATTLLPVALAGAIAMFALGLRSLSDLAGAARKSVEPSNGER, encoded by the coding sequence TTGATCAGCGCCGGGGCGATCGTGATCGTCCTGCAATCGGTGGACATCGGGCAGACGGCTGAGGCGCTAGCGGACACCCGGTTACTGGTCCTCGCGCCTTGCCTTGTGCTGGTGGCCGCCGGAATCGTCTTGCGGGCATGGCGCTGGCAACGACTGGTGGTCCCTGTCGCCGATCACACACCGCCGGTGCGCCGCATTGCGCCGATCGTCTTGATCGGGTATCTCGCGAACGCGGTCCTCCCGGCTCGTCTCGGCGAGCCGATCCGCGCCTACCTCTTGGCACGCCGCGAGAGCCTGAACGCATTCGAGGTCTTCGGGACCGTGCTCCTCGAGCGAATCCTGGACGTCGCGGTTCTCGCCGTGATGGCCTTCCTCGCATCATTGGCCCTTGGCGCGCCGCCGTGGGTGGTGCAGCTCACTGGGGTCGCAGCGGCCGGCGGATTCCTCATCATCGGTGTGCTGACGCTGGGGGGCCTGCGGACGGTGCTGCGCTTCCTCCACCGATTGGCCGACCATGGCCGTTTCGCGGCCGCCAGGATGATCCTCACGAGGTTGGACCAGGTCGCCCAGGGATTCGGCGGGCGGTCGCAGCGCCTCCCGGTTGCGGAAGCAGCTGGCCTCACCGTCGTCATTTGGCTCGTCGATACTTCGATCTGCTGGCTCGCGGCCCGGAGCCTTGGTGCCGACATCAGCCTCGCTGCCGCACTGCTCATCATCGGGGTCGGGGCTCTCGGGACGTCCGTTCCATCGGCCCCCGGCTCCATCGGCACGTTCGAGCTCGCCGCCTCTGCTGCCGCACGTGCCGTGGGCCTGACGGCACCTGCCGCGCTCAGCCTCGCGATCGTGGTCCACGCCACGACGCTGCTCCCGGTGGCCCTGGCAGGTGCTATCGCGATGTTCGCGTTGGGCTTGCGCAGCCTCTCCGACCTTGCGGGGGCCGCGAGGAAGAGCGTGGAGCCGAGCAACGGCGAACGCTAG
- a CDS encoding glycosyltransferase family 2 protein, translated as MIYVIVPAYNEERTIRPTLIALEVAMRGRNDRYLAVVVDDGSTDQTIAQAEAAVVETGGALPLHVLRHDTNLGLGAGVRTGIYWVLERADSDDVIVMLDGDNTHPPRLIPSMLERLAQGYDLVVASRYRPGSQVHGVPAYRRVLSDVGRIVFQIMFPIRGVRDYSCCFRAYRIPPLQRARLVYGEELCTARGFEAVMDLLLRLRQVGIRATEVPLQLDYSERVGQSKMRVVRTIRNTLALLARRFVERFTTYSERRVRSRLASVEARDLTVGP; from the coding sequence ATGATCTACGTCATCGTCCCCGCCTACAACGAGGAACGGACGATCCGGCCAACGCTCATCGCCCTGGAGGTCGCCATGCGCGGGCGAAACGATCGCTACCTGGCAGTCGTGGTTGATGACGGCAGTACCGACCAGACGATTGCGCAGGCCGAGGCGGCGGTCGTCGAGACGGGCGGCGCACTACCCTTGCACGTCCTCCGTCACGACACCAACCTGGGACTGGGTGCCGGCGTCCGCACGGGCATCTACTGGGTCCTCGAACGGGCGGATTCCGACGACGTGATCGTGATGCTCGATGGCGACAACACCCATCCGCCGCGGCTCATCCCGAGCATGCTGGAACGGTTGGCGCAGGGCTACGACCTCGTGGTGGCATCCCGCTATCGGCCCGGATCACAGGTGCACGGCGTACCGGCCTACCGACGGGTGCTGTCTGACGTCGGACGAATCGTCTTTCAGATCATGTTCCCGATTAGAGGCGTGCGCGACTATTCCTGCTGCTTCCGGGCCTACCGGATCCCTCCGCTTCAGCGGGCACGCTTGGTCTACGGCGAGGAGCTGTGTACCGCCCGCGGTTTCGAGGCCGTGATGGACCTGTTGCTCCGACTCCGCCAGGTCGGCATCCGCGCCACCGAGGTCCCGTTGCAGCTTGACTACAGCGAACGGGTGGGGCAGAGCAAGATGCGTGTGGTCCGCACCATCCGCAACACGCTGGCGCTGCTCGCCCGTCGCTTCGTTGAGCGCTTCACGACGTACTCCGAAAGGCGGGTGCGGAGCCGGCTCGCCAGTGTCGAAGCTCGCGACCTGACGGTGGGGCCATGA
- the wecB gene encoding UDP-N-acetylglucosamine 2-epimerase (non-hydrolyzing): MKLAIVVGTRPEIIKMAPVIRACLTRDVPFVVLHTGQHYSFEMDGVFFEQLELPRPTHNLGVGSGSHVLQISSIISAIESVLVGERPDEVLVEGDTNSVLAAGLAANKLGLRVGHVEAGLRSYDRSMPEEINRILVDHLAEDLFAPTKHARDILLGEGIEPERVHVTGNTAVDEVLYQLGRVDPEPVLAMFGVHPSQYAVATVHRAENVTDPGRLRGIFEGLERVASALEIPVLVALHPRTTQRLSELGIAVAPMVRRLPPLGYHEFLALQSRAGLVMTDSGGLQEEACTLRVPCVTLRDNTERPESVEVGANRLVGADPDRILEGATAMHRAPRTWINPFGDGHSGERIVDLILTRGGAAGRPKLTSLRSRANPRNPAGGVRRIQRR; this comes from the coding sequence ATGAAGTTGGCCATCGTGGTGGGGACGCGGCCCGAGATCATCAAGATGGCGCCGGTCATCCGGGCCTGTCTCACGCGCGACGTGCCGTTCGTGGTGCTCCACACCGGGCAGCACTACTCGTTTGAGATGGACGGGGTCTTCTTCGAGCAGCTCGAACTGCCGCGACCGACGCACAACCTGGGCGTGGGCTCTGGCTCTCACGTGCTCCAGATCAGCTCCATCATCAGCGCCATCGAGAGCGTGCTCGTCGGCGAGCGGCCGGACGAGGTGCTGGTCGAGGGGGACACGAACTCCGTCCTGGCTGCCGGGCTGGCTGCCAACAAGCTGGGGCTTCGGGTCGGCCACGTCGAGGCCGGATTGCGCTCCTACGACCGATCAATGCCCGAGGAGATCAACCGCATCCTCGTCGACCACCTGGCCGAGGACCTCTTCGCCCCCACGAAGCATGCCCGCGACATCCTGCTGGGGGAGGGCATCGAGCCCGAGCGAGTGCATGTCACCGGAAACACCGCGGTCGACGAGGTGCTCTATCAGCTTGGCCGTGTCGACCCCGAGCCGGTGCTGGCGATGTTTGGCGTCCATCCGTCGCAGTACGCAGTCGCGACCGTGCATCGGGCTGAGAACGTGACCGACCCCGGCCGGCTGCGCGGGATCTTCGAGGGCCTCGAACGGGTTGCCTCAGCGCTGGAAATCCCCGTGCTGGTCGCCCTGCACCCGCGGACCACGCAGCGCCTGTCCGAGCTGGGCATTGCCGTCGCCCCGATGGTTCGCCGGCTCCCGCCGTTGGGCTACCACGAGTTCCTGGCCCTGCAATCGCGCGCAGGGCTCGTGATGACCGACTCCGGCGGGCTTCAGGAGGAGGCGTGCACGCTCCGCGTCCCGTGCGTCACCCTCCGCGACAACACCGAGCGTCCCGAGTCGGTGGAGGTCGGAGCCAACCGGCTGGTCGGCGCGGATCCGGACCGGATTCTCGAAGGCGCCACGGCGATGCATCGGGCACCGCGGACGTGGATCAACCCGTTCGGCGACGGGCACAGCGGGGAACGGATCGTCGACCTGATCCTGACTCGCGGTGGCGCCGCGGGCCGGCCGAAGCTCACTTCCCTGCGGTCGAGGGCGAATCCACGCAACCCTGCAGGTGGAGTTCGCAGGATCCAGCGGCGCTGA
- a CDS encoding phospholipid carrier-dependent glycosyltransferase, with protein MGWSRLDTLLLGTLVVAAAALRLTGLDHPPGFVFDEIFYAQNACLLVAGPGVCGIAEPLSNAHPPLGQWLIASGIVVFGYTEFGWRIAAALAGIVTVAVLYVLARRLLTPVGGTAAAIGAAAAAGLLALDFLQLVHSRVAMLDVFLALFILAGMLFVVLDRDRQRDKPPTGLARWALGRPWRLAAGLAMGAAVAVKWSGAFAALVMVGFVVASEIAARRDGRSLGAMMRVAFREEGLRTAILLGLVPAAVYVASYLGVQPGTLIGLPWQEGTFWQGVARHQLALARFYVGLEGHHPYESPAWSWLLLKRPVAYWFAADGVYREVMALGNPAAWWPAVVAAFGLTVAWLRQGVRVFAPEAVVVVGVLATYVPWLVVGATWNGLLWYILPTIPFLYLGLGLLTARAWGSLPGRVLAGVAGVVVVAAFLVYWPLLVAAPLSPDDWRRRMLFADCDRPGATTMTLPDAITSSGLPPDGWCWI; from the coding sequence GTGGGCTGGTCCCGACTCGATACCCTCCTGCTCGGGACGCTCGTAGTCGCCGCCGCCGCCCTGCGGCTGACCGGCCTGGACCATCCGCCGGGCTTCGTGTTCGACGAGATCTTCTACGCCCAGAACGCATGCCTGCTGGTGGCCGGGCCTGGGGTGTGCGGGATCGCCGAGCCACTCAGCAACGCCCATCCCCCGCTGGGCCAGTGGCTCATCGCCAGTGGGATTGTGGTTTTCGGCTACACCGAGTTCGGCTGGCGCATTGCGGCGGCCCTGGCCGGGATCGTGACCGTGGCCGTGCTGTACGTCCTCGCCCGGCGGCTGCTGACTCCGGTGGGGGGAACCGCGGCGGCCATCGGGGCCGCGGCGGCGGCGGGGCTGCTGGCCCTGGACTTCCTCCAGCTGGTGCATTCGCGAGTCGCCATGCTCGACGTCTTCCTGGCGCTGTTCATCCTGGCGGGGATGCTGTTCGTGGTGCTGGACCGAGATCGGCAGCGCGACAAGCCCCCCACCGGTCTGGCCCGATGGGCGCTCGGGCGGCCGTGGCGCCTGGCCGCAGGGCTGGCAATGGGCGCCGCTGTGGCGGTCAAGTGGAGTGGCGCGTTTGCCGCCCTCGTGATGGTGGGGTTTGTGGTGGCCAGTGAAATCGCGGCGCGGCGAGATGGCCGGAGCCTGGGAGCCATGATGCGGGTGGCATTCCGTGAGGAGGGGCTACGGACGGCGATCCTGCTGGGGCTGGTGCCCGCAGCGGTGTACGTGGCCAGCTACCTCGGAGTCCAGCCCGGGACGCTCATCGGTCTCCCGTGGCAGGAGGGAACGTTCTGGCAGGGGGTCGCGCGCCATCAGCTGGCCCTGGCCCGCTTCTACGTCGGGCTGGAGGGGCACCATCCATACGAGTCACCCGCCTGGTCGTGGCTGCTCTTGAAGCGTCCGGTCGCGTACTGGTTCGCAGCCGACGGGGTCTACCGCGAGGTCATGGCGCTGGGCAACCCGGCGGCCTGGTGGCCGGCAGTTGTCGCGGCCTTCGGGCTGACCGTGGCCTGGCTGCGGCAAGGGGTTCGGGTGTTTGCACCGGAGGCGGTCGTGGTGGTGGGGGTGTTGGCGACGTATGTGCCCTGGCTGGTCGTCGGGGCAACCTGGAACGGGCTCCTGTGGTACATCCTGCCCACCATCCCGTTCCTGTACCTGGGGCTGGGCCTGCTCACCGCGCGCGCATGGGGCAGTTTGCCGGGGCGGGTGCTGGCCGGGGTGGCGGGCGTTGTGGTCGTGGCGGCGTTCCTGGTCTATTGGCCGCTGCTGGTAGCTGCGCCGCTGTCTCCCGACGACTGGCGGCGGCGCATGCTGTTCGCCGACTGCGACCGTCCGGGTGCGACCACCATGACCCTGCCGGATGCGATCACCAGCTCCGGGCTGCCGCCCGACGGATGGTGCTGGATCTAG
- a CDS encoding nucleoside deaminase yields MNYELFMAEAIAEARRGAEEGESPSGAVAVLDDAMIGREHDRRQQTHDPTAHAVLRAVQAAAGKLEGHRLSEVTIFATHEPCAMCVGALVEARVEVLVFAVRDPERGCAGSVLDLARSPVLPHQIAVISGVREAEARRLNDEAVLPA; encoded by the coding sequence GTGAACTACGAGCTGTTCATGGCCGAGGCGATCGCCGAAGCGCGCCGGGGAGCAGAAGAGGGCGAGAGCCCCAGCGGTGCGGTGGCCGTCCTTGACGACGCGATGATCGGCCGAGAGCACGACCGCCGCCAGCAGACCCACGATCCCACCGCCCATGCCGTGCTGCGTGCCGTCCAGGCTGCCGCCGGCAAGCTCGAGGGCCACCGCCTGAGCGAGGTGACCATCTTCGCCACCCACGAGCCATGCGCCATGTGCGTGGGCGCCCTGGTGGAGGCCCGCGTCGAGGTCCTCGTGTTCGCCGTCCGGGACCCGGAACGCGGCTGCGCGGGATCGGTCCTGGACCTGGCTCGGAGCCCGGTCCTGCCGCACCAGATTGCCGTGATCTCGGGCGTGCGGGAGGCGGAAGCTCGGCGTCTGAACGACGAGGCGGTCCTGCCGGCCTGA
- the dnaX gene encoding DNA polymerase III subunit gamma/tau, whose translation MNAPVAGPRRALYRRWRAQRFAELVGQDPIVNTLRRAVATDRIVHAYLFVGPRGTGKTSTARILAKAINCLERGDDGEPCDRCAACVAIRDGRALDVIEIDAASHGLVEDARDLVMRALTAPSDLRRRVYIIDEVHMLSPHAFNALLKLIEEPPDHVVFILATTDTHRVPPTIISRTQRYDFRRLATDVIAAKLTRITSAEGVQADPAALDLIARLADGGMRDAESLLDQVMSYAGDRVAVDSVRDAVGLADEEAIAGLLDALVSGEAPGALQRIADLSDAGRDLGQVAQQLEGEGRRRLLAAPTDPALARRLATILRAASEAGTAGARDGRARLQLELLAIDSATQPVAAAATVTAPAEAAGVPRPVPAAAPATPRPATARPATPNPRPAPPAAATPPARLAFADPAPAPPPTEGKGADSTPLPSPDGVRPTLAEVRSRWGEVVERAHPVVKPLIKECRPYELHGVRLTLAFPEGREFMRGLIAGRARSIEDLLGDMFGGGWSVEAVAASVELEPLTVEQAISPNESPEAAALLQRTLEITGGQLVDAPEVR comes from the coding sequence TTGAACGCTCCCGTTGCCGGTCCGCGACGCGCGCTGTACCGCCGCTGGCGGGCCCAGCGTTTCGCGGAGCTGGTCGGCCAGGACCCCATCGTCAACACCCTGCGCCGGGCGGTGGCCACCGATCGGATCGTGCACGCGTACCTCTTCGTCGGCCCCCGGGGCACGGGCAAGACCTCGACGGCCCGCATCCTGGCCAAGGCAATCAATTGCCTCGAGCGCGGCGACGATGGCGAGCCCTGTGATCGGTGCGCCGCCTGCGTGGCCATCCGCGACGGACGCGCGCTGGACGTGATCGAGATCGATGCCGCCTCCCACGGCCTGGTGGAGGACGCCCGCGACCTGGTCATGCGGGCCCTGACCGCGCCATCGGACCTGCGCCGCCGGGTGTACATCATCGACGAGGTCCACATGCTCAGCCCGCACGCGTTCAACGCGCTGCTCAAGCTGATCGAGGAGCCACCCGACCACGTCGTTTTCATCCTGGCCACGACCGATACCCACCGGGTGCCGCCCACCATCATCAGCCGCACCCAGCGCTACGACTTCCGCCGGCTGGCGACCGATGTCATTGCCGCCAAGCTGACCCGTATCACCAGCGCGGAGGGCGTGCAGGCCGATCCGGCCGCCCTGGACCTCATCGCCCGACTGGCCGATGGGGGGATGCGCGACGCCGAGTCGCTGCTCGACCAGGTCATGTCCTATGCCGGTGACCGGGTGGCGGTGGACTCGGTTCGGGACGCCGTCGGACTGGCCGATGAGGAGGCGATCGCGGGGTTGCTCGACGCCCTGGTGAGCGGCGAGGCTCCCGGCGCTCTGCAGCGGATCGCCGACCTGTCCGATGCGGGCCGTGACCTGGGCCAGGTCGCGCAACAGCTCGAGGGGGAGGGGCGCCGGCGCTTGCTGGCCGCGCCGACCGACCCGGCTCTCGCGCGCCGCCTGGCGACCATCCTGCGCGCCGCGTCCGAGGCCGGCACCGCCGGTGCCCGCGACGGCCGGGCTCGGCTCCAGCTGGAGCTGCTGGCCATCGACTCTGCCACGCAACCCGTTGCCGCAGCGGCGACGGTCACCGCGCCGGCGGAAGCGGCCGGGGTGCCCCGACCAGTACCAGCGGCGGCGCCCGCGACCCCGCGGCCCGCGACCGCACGGCCCGCGACGCCGAACCCGCGGCCCGCTCCGCCGGCAGCGGCGACCCCGCCCGCTCGGCTCGCCTTCGCCGACCCGGCTCCAGCCCCGCCACCGACCGAGGGCAAGGGCGCCGACTCAACCCCTCTCCCGTCACCCGACGGCGTGCGGCCCACCCTGGCCGAGGTCCGCTCCCGGTGGGGCGAGGTGGTCGAGCGCGCCCACCCTGTCGTCAAGCCGCTCATCAAGGAGTGCCGCCCCTACGAGCTGCACGGCGTTCGGCTGACCCTCGCCTTTCCCGAGGGTCGCGAGTTCATGCGCGGCCTGATCGCGGGCCGCGCGCGATCCATCGAAGACCTGCTGGGCGACATGTTCGGCGGCGGCTGGTCGGTGGAGGCCGTGGCGGCCTCGGTCGAACTCGAGCCGCTGACCGTCGAGCAGGCCATTTCGCCGAACGAGAGCCCGGAGGCCGCGGC